Proteins co-encoded in one Arachis hypogaea cultivar Tifrunner chromosome 11, arahy.Tifrunner.gnm2.J5K5, whole genome shotgun sequence genomic window:
- the LOC112721220 gene encoding cationic peroxidase 2-like: MCPCQVTCSPLQVSIFRRVSSEGATEESMCLTEEIDGGRFSGGLSWQVPTGCKDGRVSQASDVNNLPAPTDSGDVQKQKFTAKGLNTQDLITLVVCGHEDIRGTATCQFFSNRLYNFIANGLDPSIDPSFVPQLQAFCPQNSGGSNRVPLDTGSQLKFDTSYYANLRNGREILESDEALWNDASTNMFVQKYLGLRGMLGLSFSLEFGNSMVKMGNIGIKTGADGEFVRFALFCF, encoded by the exons ATGTGTCCATGCCAAGTCACCTGCTCACCGTTACAAGTCAGCATTTTCCGTAGAGTTTCAAGCGAGGGAGCCACAGAAGAGTCGATGTGTCTAACAGAAGAAATAGACGGGGGCCGATTC AGCGGTGGATTGAGTTGGCAAGTGCCTACCGGATGTAAAGATGGTCGTGTGTCACAAGCGTCGGATGTTAACAACTTGCCTGCACCTACGGACTCTGGTGATGTTCAAAAACAGAAGTTTACAGCAAAGGGCCTCAACACACAAGACCTCATTACCCTTGTTG TATGTGGACATGAGGACATACGAGGTACCGCAACATGCCAATTCTTCAGCAACAGATTGTACAACTTCATCGCAAATGGCCTTGATCCTTCCATTGACCCTTCATTTGTTCCGCAACTACAAGCATTCTGCCCTCAAAACAGTGGCGGTAGCAACCGTGTTCCCTTAGATACTGGAAGCCAACTGAAATTTGATACTTCTTACTATGCTAATTTGAGGAATGGACGCGAAATTCTTGAGTCGGATGAGGCACTATGGAATGATGCTTCCACAAATATGTTTGTGCAGAAATACTTAGGCCTAAGAGGGATGCTTGGCTTGTCTTTCAGCCTTGAGTTTGGAAATTCTATGGTTAAGATGGGCAACATTGGAATCAAGACTGGTGCTGATGGTGAGTTCGTAAGATTTGCATTGTTTTGCTTTTAA